One genomic segment of Coraliomargarita parva includes these proteins:
- a CDS encoding LacI family DNA-binding transcriptional regulator → MPTIRDIAREAGVSIATVSRVFSNHPNVKAEIRERILRIARKHNYVPRLSIGRRTVILITPSRYEHPVQSYVEMVIACLAEAVGKRGYRIEIIPEDNLERLENTQFCAAIQISAAELPWKNWGRRFQAPLILIDREPPQKSSHVYAVRSNEKQGMELAIDHLIQKGHERIGCLISNTKWGNPSLRAQHLKKALSDRKLPASDAFIRVVDEANYIEETGKLLQRKISAIFAPGGMGGIITAYALSLFGKKVPEEVSLVASERATTSRYCLPPQTCITQNYHELASIATDIVDASLRRMEIPRDTILDYQLIERDSVSGK, encoded by the coding sequence ATGCCTACGATACGCGACATCGCCCGCGAAGCCGGGGTCTCAATCGCCACAGTCTCACGCGTCTTCAGCAATCATCCGAACGTGAAGGCTGAAATCCGGGAACGCATCCTGCGTATCGCCCGCAAGCACAACTATGTGCCCCGCCTATCCATCGGCCGACGCACGGTCATCCTCATAACCCCCTCACGTTACGAACACCCCGTTCAGAGTTATGTCGAAATGGTCATTGCGTGCTTGGCGGAAGCAGTCGGCAAGCGCGGCTACCGTATAGAAATCATCCCGGAAGATAATCTGGAGCGCTTGGAAAACACACAGTTCTGCGCCGCCATCCAGATCAGTGCGGCGGAGCTTCCCTGGAAAAATTGGGGACGGCGCTTCCAAGCGCCACTCATCCTAATCGACCGTGAGCCACCCCAAAAATCAAGTCATGTATACGCCGTGCGGTCCAATGAAAAGCAGGGCATGGAACTGGCGATCGACCATCTGATCCAAAAGGGCCATGAGCGAATCGGTTGCCTGATTAGCAATACGAAATGGGGAAACCCGTCACTCCGGGCACAACACCTGAAAAAAGCCCTGTCAGATCGCAAACTACCGGCAAGTGACGCATTTATCCGTGTGGTTGATGAAGCCAACTATATCGAAGAGACCGGTAAGCTCCTACAACGGAAGATAAGCGCCATCTTTGCCCCGGGCGGCATGGGGGGCATCATCACAGCCTACGCCCTATCGCTCTTTGGAAAGAAAGTTCCCGAAGAGGTTTCACTGGTCGCGTCCGAACGGGCCACGACCTCGCGCTACTGCCTCCCTCCACAAACCTGCATCACCCAAAACTACCATGAGCTCGCGTCGATTGCGACCGACATTGTGGACGCAAGCCTACGACGGATGGAAATACCACGGGACACCATACTCGATTATCAACTCATTGAGCGGGACAGTGTTTCAGGCAAGTGA
- a CDS encoding LacI family DNA-binding transcriptional regulator, which yields MNIRAIAKDSGLSVATVSRVINNESGVSEELRKKAFEAIERHGYKPRRKARKTVTRIGIVVEADAPSFNSFYSQIFSGVSRYAFDRGVETTLLFYSPSLEEDGDRPDLTELLRKKRCNGMVLVGPLSNRDAEKLVQARVPAVLVSHRLELEGIGFIDCDNIAGAQTQTEYLLGLGHRKIGYLCGDASKGDNCDRVDAFMQTMQSNGASIEPEWLVEHKPTQTSEEAGYNQAKVLLSRCPDVTAIFANNDSMAWGAITACVEMGRNVPSDISVVGYDDNSASRYFNPPLTTMRQPLEDMGAAAAKWVDEKLNNKISDLPHQVISGELMVRKSCALPRS from the coding sequence TGAATATTAGAGCTATAGCAAAAGATTCCGGATTGTCGGTGGCTACCGTTTCCAGGGTAATCAATAATGAGAGTGGAGTTAGTGAAGAGCTTCGAAAAAAAGCCTTCGAGGCAATTGAGCGGCATGGCTACAAGCCGCGTCGTAAAGCAAGAAAGACGGTGACCCGCATCGGGATAGTGGTCGAGGCAGACGCGCCCTCATTTAATAGCTTCTATTCGCAGATATTTTCGGGGGTTTCCAGATACGCATTCGATCGGGGAGTTGAAACCACCTTGTTGTTTTATTCGCCTAGCTTGGAGGAAGACGGGGATCGCCCGGATCTTACCGAGTTGCTTAGGAAGAAACGCTGCAATGGCATGGTCCTTGTCGGTCCTTTGTCGAATCGGGATGCCGAGAAGTTAGTTCAGGCAAGGGTGCCTGCGGTATTGGTTTCCCATCGACTTGAGCTTGAGGGAATTGGTTTTATCGATTGCGATAACATCGCGGGAGCCCAGACGCAGACTGAGTATCTGCTCGGCTTGGGCCACCGAAAAATTGGTTATTTGTGTGGCGATGCTTCGAAAGGGGATAACTGTGACCGGGTCGATGCTTTTATGCAAACGATGCAATCGAATGGAGCCTCGATTGAGCCTGAATGGCTGGTAGAACATAAACCCACTCAGACTTCCGAGGAGGCTGGCTATAATCAAGCAAAGGTATTGTTGAGTCGCTGCCCTGATGTGACGGCGATTTTTGCTAATAACGACTCAATGGCGTGGGGGGCGATTACGGCCTGTGTCGAAATGGGACGTAATGTTCCTTCGGATATTTCGGTTGTCGGCTATGACGACAATTCAGCAAGCCGGTATTTTAATCCTCCTCTGACGACAATGCGCCAACCTTTGGAGGATATGGGGGCCGCCGCTGCCAAATGGGTGGACGAAAAATTGAATAACAAGATTTCTGATCTCCCGCATCAAGTTATCTCCGGCGAACTAATGGTCCGGAAGTCATGCGCCCTGCCTCGGAGCTAG
- a CDS encoding Gfo/Idh/MocA family protein yields MKQKDKIWRVGVYYDTSQSGLGGHLTHLAFKGLPRTEIVALVDSNHEGIDERRQLVGAAKHYASLPDMLDSESIDILVVCSRLPGEHAEPLAAAIARGIHVYCEKPLTAGLQEADHIVDEAAQQGIRIAVAHLGRYAQVFQTAKRMIEAGEIGRVLSFYGRGKEDHRGGGEDMLVLGTHILDLACFFFGKPLHVSADITYEGKPIKAGECLETAEPIGPVAGDEVWSAYQFANGVRGWFESRRGMSERGVRMGITIVGTTGTLAVRFDDERKLRLSRSPFPPEDEAQFVDVPMPDDGEIPGADPLECGEYQGFHLYFLRNNRRAAWDLICALEEGREPLSCAQDAQVVLEMIYGAYASQLSGRRIAFPLCERRHPLEIKS; encoded by the coding sequence ATGAAGCAAAAAGATAAAATTTGGCGGGTAGGCGTTTACTACGACACGAGTCAGTCCGGCCTGGGAGGGCACCTGACGCATCTTGCGTTCAAGGGGCTTCCGCGCACCGAGATCGTTGCTCTGGTGGACTCCAACCATGAGGGGATCGACGAGCGACGGCAGTTGGTCGGGGCGGCCAAGCACTATGCCAGCCTGCCGGATATGTTGGATTCCGAGTCCATTGATATTTTAGTGGTTTGCTCTCGTTTGCCCGGCGAGCACGCAGAGCCGCTTGCCGCCGCGATTGCACGTGGCATTCATGTCTACTGCGAGAAGCCGCTCACGGCAGGTTTGCAAGAGGCGGACCACATTGTCGATGAAGCTGCGCAGCAAGGCATTCGAATCGCAGTCGCGCATTTGGGCCGTTATGCGCAGGTGTTTCAGACGGCCAAGCGGATGATCGAGGCCGGAGAGATTGGGCGCGTGCTATCCTTTTATGGACGCGGCAAGGAAGACCATCGGGGAGGCGGTGAAGACATGCTTGTCCTGGGCACGCACATTCTTGACTTGGCCTGTTTCTTTTTCGGAAAGCCCTTGCACGTTTCCGCAGACATCACCTACGAGGGGAAGCCCATAAAGGCGGGTGAGTGTTTGGAAACCGCCGAGCCGATCGGTCCGGTTGCGGGAGACGAAGTCTGGAGTGCTTATCAATTCGCCAATGGAGTGCGTGGCTGGTTCGAAAGCCGCAGGGGCATGTCCGAGCGCGGGGTTCGCATGGGCATCACGATTGTTGGGACGACCGGGACTCTGGCTGTTCGCTTTGATGACGAGCGAAAGCTTCGGCTGAGCCGCTCGCCATTCCCGCCCGAGGACGAGGCACAGTTTGTGGATGTTCCCATGCCGGATGATGGTGAGATCCCGGGGGCTGATCCACTGGAGTGCGGCGAGTATCAAGGTTTTCATTTATATTTTCTCCGTAATAACCGACGGGCCGCCTGGGATTTAATCTGTGCCTTGGAGGAAGGACGCGAACCTTTGTCCTGTGCGCAGGATGCCCAGGTCGTGCTTGAGATGATTTATGGCGCCTATGCTTCCCAGCTCTCGGGTAGACGAATCGCTTTCCCGCTGTGTGAACGCAGGCATCCCTTAGAAATAAAATCATGA
- a CDS encoding NAD(P)H-quinone oxidoreductase: protein MNVIKVNDDESLVWTEVEDPVCAAGEVLIEIHASAVNRADLLQRAGKYPPPPGSPPWMGLEVAGVILEVGKEVDGGRWKVGDKVCALLGGGGYAEKVAVPAELLMPVPKGLTMAEAASLPEVFATAWLNLVHEAHLQSGETAFVHAGASGVGIAALQIAKSLGARTVTSVGGSAKVELMRELGVDRIVNHHEESVDAAFDECLAAGQPVNVVLDCVGGEGLGTNLSKLALDGRWVLIATLGGITTELALRAVLTRRLRLIGSTLRSRSLQQKQQILSDLVEKLWPQFESGAIKPVVHRVVGIQDADAAHQILQNRENMGKVVLMIREEAS from the coding sequence ATGAATGTAATCAAAGTGAACGATGACGAATCACTGGTATGGACCGAGGTCGAGGATCCGGTCTGCGCAGCTGGTGAAGTTTTGATCGAAATACATGCGTCTGCCGTCAATCGCGCTGACTTGTTGCAGCGTGCGGGCAAGTATCCGCCGCCTCCAGGTTCGCCCCCCTGGATGGGGCTTGAAGTCGCTGGTGTCATTCTCGAAGTCGGTAAGGAGGTCGACGGTGGCCGCTGGAAAGTTGGTGATAAAGTCTGTGCCTTGCTCGGTGGTGGCGGTTATGCCGAAAAGGTTGCCGTGCCGGCGGAATTGTTGATGCCGGTGCCGAAGGGACTCACGATGGCCGAGGCGGCATCGCTGCCTGAAGTCTTTGCCACTGCATGGCTCAACCTCGTTCACGAAGCGCACTTGCAGTCCGGCGAAACTGCCTTTGTTCATGCCGGAGCCAGCGGAGTGGGCATCGCGGCCTTGCAGATTGCCAAATCTTTGGGCGCCCGCACGGTGACGTCGGTAGGCGGTTCCGCTAAAGTCGAACTGATGCGTGAGCTGGGAGTCGACCGCATCGTCAACCACCACGAGGAATCGGTCGACGCGGCCTTTGATGAATGTCTGGCAGCCGGTCAGCCGGTGAATGTCGTGCTCGATTGTGTCGGGGGCGAAGGCTTGGGTACCAACCTTTCCAAGCTCGCGCTGGATGGTCGCTGGGTGTTGATCGCCACGCTGGGAGGCATCACGACGGAACTGGCATTGAGGGCGGTGCTGACACGCCGCCTGCGTTTGATTGGCAGCACCCTGCGTTCGCGTTCACTGCAACAGAAGCAGCAAATACTGTCGGATCTGGTGGAAAAACTATGGCCGCAATTTGAGTCCGGAGCGATTAAGCCGGTCGTCCACCGGGTTGTAGGTATCCAGGATGCGGATGCAGCCCATCAAATTCTCCAAAACCGGGAAAACATGGGTAAGGTCGTGCTCATGATTCGCGAGGAAGCTTCCTGA
- a CDS encoding discoidin domain-containing protein → MRNKSMRILSVAVAALVSAMAVNLEASQLLTDNVSKHGPASYPGAMSKVSSSGEISTGATMSFLVDKSLGGEMGNTDPELVKFPTKKLQDGYSERIGTTAVYGGWHSRYGATILIDLKSLYAVEHVGCSIRANGNRGAATFKAMVSEDGENFTPLGVWDGTQSVLDASESDPKRNVEIVVSSENPSKARYVKVFLSTWDEATADRVYNQLVIGELAVWGEALPE, encoded by the coding sequence ATGAGAAATAAATCGATGAGAATTTTGAGTGTCGCCGTTGCCGCTTTGGTGTCTGCGATGGCTGTGAACCTTGAGGCGTCGCAACTGTTGACGGATAATGTTAGCAAGCATGGTCCTGCATCTTATCCCGGAGCAATGAGCAAGGTTTCAAGTAGTGGTGAAATTTCAACCGGAGCTACGATGTCATTTCTTGTCGATAAGTCGCTTGGTGGGGAGATGGGTAATACAGACCCGGAGCTGGTTAAATTTCCGACCAAAAAACTTCAGGACGGTTACAGTGAGCGGATCGGCACCACCGCCGTTTATGGAGGTTGGCATTCCCGATATGGAGCGACAATTCTGATCGATTTAAAATCTCTTTATGCGGTTGAGCATGTCGGATGTTCGATACGTGCCAACGGTAACCGCGGTGCTGCGACATTTAAAGCCATGGTCAGCGAGGATGGTGAGAATTTCACTCCTCTGGGAGTATGGGATGGAACTCAATCGGTTCTGGATGCTTCTGAATCCGATCCGAAGCGAAATGTTGAAATCGTAGTTAGCAGTGAGAATCCGAGTAAGGCGCGTTATGTGAAAGTGTTCCTTAGCACATGGGATGAGGCGACGGCGGATCGGGTATACAACCAGTTGGTCATTGGTGAGTTGGCGGTTTGGGGAGAGGCGTTGCCTGAATAA
- a CDS encoding sodium:solute symporter family transporter, which yields MHWIDWIITVLPVCLVLYISVYSRKYVRGVVDFLAAGRVAGRYVISAGDLTSALSVITLVALIEVKYQVGYGLAFWQYLIVPVSVIMGLTGYCVYRFRETKALSIGQFLEMRYNKPVRIIAATLRTLAEMITNAIGPAVAVNFFIYYIGLPHSFTVFGVAMPTFAILVAASLCLCMVVVWPGGRISLLISDAFQGLMSYPIFVIIAGYIYLNYGWHDTIAPVMMDRVNGESFINPLDIENLRDFNIFAIIVTLVGSILNRASWIGNDTSGSGRTPHEQKMSGILGTLRSLFAYLMMLLIAVMLITLMTHRNFAEKAHEIRTELTGKVAQEAVADQEVRGQLNAQFATIPIQRHIIGEDAPLSQENNIDAPYMETARSVLAGTPEGNLEYQKFRTLYHQMMIPVALKNVLPVGLTGLFCLLMIMLLLSTDDSRIFNASSTIVQDMILPFRKKPFTPKQHVMILRLTSVGVCCFFFVVSIFFIQIDYIQMFTVIMTGLWLGGAGPIMIFGLYSRFGNSVGACGALLFGSGLSAVGLFLQRNWAETVYPWLVSNDWHIPVGHFLEALSKPFNPYIVWEMDAVKFPINSYELYFMAMVSGTVAYILGSWLTQKEPYNLDRLLHRGVYAVDKEEKAVYKWSLRHMFTKMIGVTPEYTLGDKVIAWSAFGYAIIYKFGFCFIGVLIWNAFSPWPVEWWSKYFFFTSLVVSPLIGIIFTVWFFIGGVVDIRRLFRDLSQRIDDPLDNGMVEDHVSLSDKAAFQAKGISIDDDAEDEK from the coding sequence ATGCATTGGATCGATTGGATTATTACTGTTTTGCCGGTATGCCTAGTTCTGTATATCTCAGTATACAGTCGTAAATACGTGCGAGGCGTCGTGGACTTTCTGGCGGCAGGGCGAGTCGCGGGGCGCTATGTTATTTCTGCCGGGGACTTAACCTCGGCCTTGAGTGTTATTACTTTGGTCGCCTTGATCGAAGTGAAATATCAGGTTGGCTACGGTCTGGCATTCTGGCAGTATTTGATCGTTCCGGTTAGTGTGATCATGGGGCTGACTGGTTACTGTGTCTATCGGTTCCGTGAAACCAAGGCGCTTTCGATCGGGCAATTTCTTGAGATGCGCTACAATAAGCCGGTTCGCATCATCGCCGCGACCTTGCGAACTTTGGCGGAGATGATTACGAATGCGATTGGTCCGGCGGTTGCCGTGAACTTCTTCATCTACTACATCGGCCTGCCGCATAGCTTTACGGTGTTTGGTGTCGCTATGCCCACCTTTGCCATTCTAGTCGCCGCCTCGTTATGTCTCTGTATGGTTGTGGTTTGGCCGGGAGGGCGCATTTCACTGTTGATCTCGGACGCTTTTCAAGGGCTGATGAGCTATCCGATCTTTGTCATCATTGCCGGATATATCTACCTGAATTACGGGTGGCACGATACGATTGCTCCCGTGATGATGGACCGGGTGAATGGTGAAAGCTTTATCAATCCACTCGATATCGAGAACCTGCGCGACTTTAACATATTTGCTATTATTGTGACGCTTGTGGGAAGTATTCTGAACCGGGCGAGCTGGATTGGAAATGACACGTCAGGTAGTGGTCGCACGCCGCATGAGCAAAAAATGTCGGGCATTCTTGGCACCTTAAGAAGTTTGTTTGCTTATCTCATGATGCTTCTCATTGCGGTCATGTTGATTACCTTGATGACGCACCGGAATTTTGCGGAAAAGGCGCACGAAATTCGAACTGAGTTGACGGGGAAAGTTGCCCAGGAAGCGGTAGCGGACCAGGAGGTAAGAGGTCAGCTCAACGCACAATTCGCCACCATACCGATACAGCGTCATATCATTGGGGAAGACGCTCCACTCTCACAGGAAAACAATATTGATGCGCCCTATATGGAGACGGCTAGGAGTGTGCTGGCTGGCACGCCTGAAGGAAATCTGGAATACCAGAAATTCAGGACCTTATACCACCAAATGATGATTCCGGTCGCGTTGAAGAATGTTTTGCCGGTTGGTTTAACGGGGCTGTTTTGCCTGCTCATGATTATGCTGCTGCTATCAACCGATGATTCCCGCATTTTTAATGCATCATCGACGATCGTTCAGGACATGATCCTTCCCTTTCGTAAGAAGCCTTTTACGCCGAAGCAGCATGTCATGATTCTACGCCTGACTTCAGTCGGTGTGTGCTGCTTCTTTTTCGTTGTCTCGATCTTTTTTATCCAGATCGACTACATCCAGATGTTCACTGTCATCATGACCGGTTTATGGTTAGGTGGAGCAGGGCCCATCATGATCTTCGGTTTGTATAGCCGTTTCGGGAATTCAGTCGGTGCCTGTGGCGCTCTATTATTCGGTTCCGGTTTGTCGGCGGTCGGACTTTTCCTGCAACGGAACTGGGCGGAAACCGTATATCCCTGGCTTGTCTCAAATGATTGGCATATCCCGGTTGGCCATTTCTTGGAGGCGCTTTCCAAGCCATTTAATCCCTATATTGTGTGGGAGATGGACGCCGTGAAATTTCCAATCAATTCGTATGAACTCTATTTTATGGCAATGGTTTCCGGAACGGTTGCCTATATTCTCGGTTCATGGTTGACGCAGAAGGAACCCTATAATCTGGACCGCTTGCTTCACCGTGGCGTCTACGCCGTGGATAAGGAAGAAAAGGCAGTCTACAAATGGAGCCTTCGCCATATGTTTACTAAAATGATTGGTGTGACGCCCGAGTATACATTGGGCGACAAGGTGATTGCGTGGTCTGCCTTCGGTTATGCGATCATATATAAATTTGGATTTTGCTTTATCGGCGTTTTGATCTGGAACGCATTCTCACCGTGGCCGGTGGAGTGGTGGAGTAAGTATTTCTTTTTTACCAGTCTGGTCGTCTCGCCCTTGATTGGAATTATCTTCACCGTCTGGTTTTTCATCGGTGGCGTTGTCGATATTCGGAGACTTTTCCGTGACCTTTCCCAGCGCATTGATGATCCTTTGGACAACGGAATGGTTGAAGACCATGTATCGCTGTCCGATAAGGCAGCCTTTCAGGCCAAAGGTATTTCAATCGATGACGATGCGGAAGATGAAAAATAA
- a CDS encoding SDR family NAD(P)-dependent oxidoreductase has translation MRFKDKVAIVTGAASGLGLLSSQQYAAEGAKVVLTDVNAEAVEAAAEKIRQSGGDACAEVTDIRSYEAVERAAARAVERYGRIDILANVAGGNPHRVCKCPGGFDQMTLEAMDWGIEVNFTGPIYFCRAVLPTMIAQKGGVIINLGSVGGVVGGAGAVVYGAAKSGMIGLTKSLALAGAPHGIRACCVSPGPVLTREAMANIKTPLGRAAEPEEVTKLILYLSSEDAAMISGSNHLIDGARACGGFA, from the coding sequence ATGAGATTTAAAGATAAAGTAGCCATTGTCACCGGAGCAGCCTCGGGACTGGGATTGCTGAGCTCGCAGCAATATGCCGCCGAGGGCGCAAAGGTTGTGTTGACCGACGTCAATGCCGAAGCCGTTGAAGCTGCGGCCGAAAAGATCAGACAGAGTGGAGGTGATGCCTGCGCCGAAGTGACGGATATACGCTCATACGAGGCAGTCGAGCGAGCTGCCGCACGTGCGGTGGAACGATATGGTCGCATCGATATTCTCGCCAACGTGGCTGGAGGCAATCCACACCGCGTCTGTAAATGCCCCGGAGGCTTCGACCAGATGACACTGGAAGCGATGGACTGGGGGATTGAAGTGAACTTCACTGGGCCGATTTATTTTTGCCGGGCGGTTTTGCCGACGATGATCGCTCAGAAAGGCGGAGTGATTATCAATCTGGGTTCTGTTGGCGGTGTCGTTGGTGGGGCGGGAGCGGTCGTTTACGGCGCAGCCAAGAGTGGCATGATTGGTCTGACCAAGTCGCTGGCTTTGGCCGGTGCTCCGCATGGTATTCGTGCATGCTGCGTTTCACCCGGACCGGTGTTGACGCGTGAGGCGATGGCCAACATCAAGACACCCCTGGGCCGTGCCGCTGAGCCCGAAGAGGTGACGAAGCTTATCCTTTATCTAAGTTCCGAAGATGCGGCGATGATCAGCGGGAGTAACCACCTGATCGACGGAGCACGTGCCTGCGGAGGGTTCGCCTAA